One Streptococcus sp. zg-86 DNA window includes the following coding sequences:
- a CDS encoding amino acid ABC transporter ATP-binding protein, giving the protein MRETIISIKNLHKSFGKNEVLKGIDLDIEKGQVVVIIGPSGSGKSTFLRTMNLLEVPTKGTVTFEGVDITDKSNDIFKMREKMGMVFQQFNLFPNMSVLDNITLSPMKTKGLAKSEAEKIAYDLLEKVGLPDKAHAYPQSLSGGQQQRIAIARGLAMDPDVLLFDEPTSALDPEMVGEVLSVMQDLAKSGMTMVIVTHEMGFAREVADRVIFMDGGVVVEDGTPKQIFEETKEERTKNFLSKVL; this is encoded by the coding sequence ATGCGTGAGACAATTATTTCCATCAAAAATCTGCATAAATCATTTGGGAAGAATGAAGTGCTAAAAGGGATTGATTTGGATATTGAGAAGGGTCAGGTTGTTGTGATCATTGGACCGTCCGGTAGTGGAAAATCAACCTTCTTGCGAACAATGAATTTGCTTGAGGTACCGACCAAGGGAACGGTGACCTTTGAAGGCGTTGACATTACGGATAAGTCAAATGATATTTTTAAGATGCGAGAAAAAATGGGCATGGTCTTTCAACAATTCAATCTTTTTCCTAATATGTCGGTGTTAGACAATATTACCCTGTCACCGATGAAGACCAAGGGATTAGCAAAGAGTGAAGCTGAAAAAATTGCCTATGATTTGCTAGAAAAAGTTGGCTTGCCGGATAAGGCTCATGCCTACCCTCAGAGTTTATCAGGCGGTCAGCAGCAGCGGATTGCGATTGCACGTGGGCTAGCTATGGATCCAGATGTCCTATTATTTGATGAACCGACTTCAGCCCTTGATCCCGAAATGGTTGGAGAGGTTTTAAGCGTTATGCAAGATTTGGCAAAATCTGGTATGACCATGGTGATTGTCACCCATGAAATGGGCTTTGCCAGAGAAGTGGCTGACCGTGTTATCTTTATGGATGGTGGCGTTGTCGTAGAAGATGGGACTCCGAAGCAAATCTTCGAAGAAACCAAGGAAGAACGAACGAAGAATTTCTTATCAAAAGTATTATAA
- the tatC gene encoding twin-arginine translocase subunit TatC — protein MHTKQELTVVEHLTEFRSRFIWTLSFFFVSFLISLYFSRSIYQFLTQGFSQKLIVLGPNDILWIYINIASLLAFTLTLPFLTYQVWAFVVPALDKGEARSIFWYIPAVFCCFALGLLFGFYLVSPALLQVLLSFGDGLFDTQLTAQNYLAFLLHTTIPMAVLFEIPVLVAFLTSLGILSPRFLVQYRRHAYFTLLVIAVVITPADFTSDLAMTVPLILIYEVSVGISKWLYRKKEKRRTYYGNLT, from the coding sequence ATGCACACTAAACAAGAACTAACCGTTGTCGAGCATTTGACCGAATTTCGGAGCCGTTTTATTTGGACCCTATCCTTTTTCTTCGTTAGTTTTTTGATCAGTCTCTATTTTTCGAGAAGTATTTACCAGTTTTTGACTCAGGGATTTTCTCAGAAATTGATTGTCTTGGGTCCTAACGATATATTATGGATTTATATCAATATAGCCAGCCTCCTAGCCTTTACGCTGACCTTGCCGTTTTTGACCTATCAAGTTTGGGCTTTTGTAGTTCCAGCGCTTGATAAAGGAGAAGCCAGAAGTATTTTCTGGTATATTCCAGCAGTCTTTTGCTGCTTTGCCTTGGGCTTACTATTTGGGTTTTATCTGGTTAGTCCAGCTCTCTTACAGGTTCTTTTGTCATTCGGAGATGGGCTCTTTGATACGCAATTAACAGCACAAAATTATCTGGCTTTCTTATTGCATACGACAATCCCGATGGCTGTTTTGTTTGAAATACCTGTTTTAGTGGCATTTTTGACCTCCCTTGGTATCCTTAGTCCACGATTTTTGGTACAATATAGAAGACATGCCTACTTTACCTTGCTCGTGATTGCAGTGGTCATCACGCCAGCTGATTTTACAAGTGATTTAGCCATGACGGTTCCCCTTATCCTCATCTATGAAGTAAGTGTTGGTATCAGTAAATGGCTCTATCGAAAAAAAGAAAAAAGGAGAACCTATTATGGGAATCTTACGTGA
- a CDS encoding NUDIX hydrolase, whose protein sequence is MTQATFGKKETGVTYQNRYGVYAVIPDPQKKHIILVQAPNGAWFLPGGEIEIGENHLSALARELVEELGFTAEIGDYYGQADEYFYSRHRDTHYYNPAYIYEVTSYQEIGQPLEDFNHLAWFDIETAIEKLKRGSHKWGIEQWKLAHKLD, encoded by the coding sequence ATGACACAGGCAACATTCGGAAAAAAAGAAACAGGGGTAACCTATCAGAATCGCTACGGCGTCTATGCCGTCATTCCTGATCCACAAAAAAAACATATCATTCTCGTGCAGGCTCCTAACGGTGCTTGGTTCCTACCAGGAGGAGAGATTGAAATAGGAGAAAATCACCTGAGTGCTCTTGCACGTGAACTAGTGGAAGAACTGGGATTTACAGCAGAGATTGGCGACTATTATGGGCAGGCAGACGAATACTTTTATTCACGCCACCGAGATACCCATTATTACAATCCTGCCTATATCTATGAAGTGACCAGCTACCAAGAAATTGGACAACCACTAGAAGATTTTAACCACCTCGCTTGGTTTGATATTGAGACAGCCATTGAAAAGCTCAAACGCGGTAGCCACAAATGGGGCATTGAACAATGGAAATTGGCTCATAAACTAGATTAA
- a CDS encoding ATP-dependent Clp protease ATP-binding subunit, with protein sequence MLCHNCNINDATIHLYTNLNGKQQQVDLCHNCYQIMKTDPNNAILKGLGDLANPNSMDPFSEFFNNIGGIPGHTPAGKSRNQTPPTQAGGGNRGNNSGPTPPPQQPKGLLEEFGINVTEIARRGDIDPVIGRDEEIKRVIEILNRRTKNNPVLIGEPGVGKTAVVEGLAQKIVDGDVPQKLQGREVIRLDVVSLVQGTGIRGQFEERMQKLMEEIRNRKEIILFIDEIHEIVGAGSAGDGNMDAGNILKPALARGEMQLVGATTLNEYRIIEKDAALERRMQPVKVDEPSVDETITILKGIQSKYQDYHHVKYTDEAIEAAAILSNRYIQDRFLPDKAIDLLDEAGSKMNLTLNFVDPKEIDQRLIDAENRKAQATRDEDFEKAAYYRDQIAKYKEMQKATISEEDIPVITEKEIEAIIEQKTNIPVGDLKEKEQSQLINLASDLKAHVIGQDDAVDKIAKAIRRNRVGLGAPNRPIGSFLFVGPTGVGKTELSKQLAIELFGSADSMIRFDMSEYMEKHAVAKLVGAPPGYVGYEEAGQLTEKVRRNPYSLILLDEIEKAHPDVMHMFLQVLDDGRLTDGQGRTVSFKDTIIIMTSNAGTGKVEANVGFGATMEGRTQSVLGQLSNFFSPEFMNRFDGIIEFHALSKENLLHIVDLMLLDVNKRLATTGLTLHVTDKVKEKLVDLGYDPKMGARPLRRTIQEHIEDALTDFYLEHPEEKDLRAVLTSKGAISIKAK encoded by the coding sequence ATGCTTTGTCATAACTGCAATATCAATGATGCAACCATTCATCTTTATACAAATCTAAATGGAAAACAACAACAGGTGGATCTTTGCCACAATTGTTACCAAATCATGAAAACTGACCCCAATAATGCTATTTTAAAAGGACTAGGAGATCTAGCGAATCCAAATAGTATGGATCCCTTTAGCGAATTCTTCAATAATATCGGAGGGATCCCTGGACACACACCAGCTGGAAAGAGTCGCAACCAGACACCTCCAACACAAGCAGGCGGTGGCAATCGTGGCAATAATAGTGGACCAACTCCTCCTCCCCAACAACCAAAGGGCCTCTTAGAAGAATTTGGCATCAATGTCACTGAAATTGCTCGCCGTGGGGATATTGACCCTGTTATCGGTCGAGATGAAGAAATCAAACGTGTCATCGAAATTCTTAACCGTAGGACCAAGAATAATCCTGTTCTAATCGGAGAACCTGGGGTCGGAAAAACAGCTGTTGTTGAAGGTCTAGCTCAAAAAATCGTGGACGGAGATGTCCCACAAAAACTTCAAGGACGAGAAGTCATTCGACTCGATGTGGTTAGCCTTGTTCAAGGAACGGGTATCCGTGGGCAATTTGAAGAACGCATGCAAAAGCTCATGGAAGAAATCCGCAACCGCAAGGAAATCATTCTCTTTATCGATGAAATCCATGAAATTGTCGGTGCTGGTTCTGCCGGTGACGGTAACATGGACGCAGGAAATATCCTAAAACCTGCCCTTGCTCGTGGGGAAATGCAGCTAGTCGGTGCGACAACGCTCAACGAATACCGAATTATCGAAAAAGATGCCGCTTTGGAACGTCGTATGCAACCCGTTAAAGTGGATGAGCCAAGTGTGGACGAGACCATTACCATTCTAAAAGGGATTCAAAGCAAGTACCAAGACTATCATCATGTTAAATACACCGATGAAGCTATTGAAGCGGCTGCCATTTTGTCCAACCGCTACATTCAAGACCGCTTCTTGCCTGATAAGGCTATTGACTTACTAGATGAGGCAGGTTCAAAGATGAACTTGACGCTGAATTTCGTTGATCCAAAAGAAATTGATCAGCGCTTGATTGATGCTGAAAATCGCAAGGCTCAGGCCACCCGTGATGAAGATTTTGAAAAAGCAGCCTACTACCGCGATCAGATTGCCAAATACAAGGAAATGCAAAAAGCGACAATCAGCGAGGAAGATATCCCTGTGATTACCGAAAAAGAAATCGAAGCGATCATTGAGCAAAAAACCAATATTCCAGTCGGTGATTTGAAAGAAAAAGAACAATCGCAATTAATCAATCTTGCAAGTGACCTCAAAGCACACGTTATTGGTCAAGACGATGCCGTTGATAAAATTGCCAAAGCTATTCGCCGCAATCGGGTAGGACTTGGTGCACCAAACCGTCCAATTGGAAGTTTCCTTTTCGTTGGACCCACAGGGGTCGGAAAAACTGAGCTATCCAAACAACTCGCCATCGAACTCTTTGGCTCTGCCGATAGTATGATTCGCTTTGACATGTCCGAATACATGGAAAAACACGCTGTCGCAAAATTAGTCGGAGCCCCTCCAGGCTATGTCGGCTATGAAGAAGCAGGACAATTAACCGAAAAAGTCCGTCGCAATCCTTACTCGCTTATTCTTCTTGATGAGATTGAAAAAGCCCACCCTGATGTCATGCACATGTTCCTTCAAGTCCTTGATGACGGTCGCTTGACAGATGGCCAAGGCCGCACGGTTAGCTTCAAAGATACTATTATCATTATGACCTCAAATGCCGGAACAGGCAAGGTAGAAGCAAATGTCGGCTTCGGTGCTACTATGGAAGGACGTACCCAGTCTGTTCTTGGTCAATTGAGCAATTTCTTTAGCCCAGAATTTATGAACCGCTTTGACGGTATTATTGAATTCCATGCCCTCAGCAAGGAAAATCTCCTTCATATCGTGGACCTCATGCTCCTTGATGTTAATAAACGCTTGGCAACAACTGGTCTGACACTCCATGTGACCGACAAGGTCAAGGAAAAATTGGTGGACTTAGGTTATGATCCAAAAATGGGAGCCCGTCCGCTTCGTAGAACCATTCAAGAACACATCGAAGATGCACTGACAGATTTCTATTTGGAACATCCAGAAGAAAAAGACTTGCGCGCTGTTCTAACTAGCAAGGGTGCTATTTCAATTAAAGCAAAATAA
- a CDS encoding MmcQ/YjbR family DNA-binding protein — translation MLFEDTFFKNQIWQKERLVAYGFQETDGWWAVHQPFMNGHFEARVRVKVPDQAMAQVWDVDMDEEYHAFRIQRAVGAFVGEVRENYAAILHEIVQQCAEEEPFQSPQGNRLIRHIQKRFQEEPDYPFSKAPDIATLRHAGNQKWYGLMTQVPWTVLKRTDKEGKIDIINVKVEADQIENIVGRGGIYPAYHMSKKSWISISLDDSLSDEDLFALVEKSRQLVAPKSAQSLTETCYWILPANPALYDIDTELRNEGQILWTQKPNIKPKDIVCIYMTKPIQAIRYLCRVSKAHLTEGNQVYMKLELLRELSDSEFPLLLMKDLGVKAVRGPRLATPECRKALESLLKE, via the coding sequence ATGCTGTTTGAAGATACTTTTTTCAAGAATCAAATCTGGCAGAAAGAGCGTTTAGTTGCCTACGGTTTTCAAGAAACAGATGGTTGGTGGGCAGTTCATCAGCCTTTTATGAATGGGCATTTTGAAGCGCGAGTACGGGTAAAAGTCCCTGATCAAGCTATGGCGCAGGTCTGGGATGTAGATATGGATGAGGAATACCATGCCTTTCGCATTCAACGTGCGGTTGGAGCATTTGTCGGTGAAGTACGAGAAAACTACGCTGCGATTCTTCATGAAATCGTCCAACAATGTGCAGAAGAAGAGCCCTTTCAATCTCCTCAAGGTAATCGCCTTATAAGGCATATTCAGAAACGATTCCAAGAAGAGCCAGATTATCCTTTTAGCAAAGCGCCAGACATTGCTACCCTACGGCATGCTGGGAATCAAAAATGGTATGGCTTGATGACCCAAGTGCCGTGGACAGTCTTGAAGAGAACAGATAAAGAAGGAAAAATTGACATCATCAATGTCAAAGTAGAAGCAGATCAGATAGAGAATATAGTAGGAAGAGGGGGGATTTATCCTGCCTATCACATGTCCAAAAAAAGCTGGATTTCAATCAGTTTAGACGATAGCTTATCAGATGAGGACTTGTTTGCCTTGGTGGAAAAGAGTCGCCAGTTGGTTGCACCGAAAAGTGCACAGTCCCTAACGGAGACTTGCTATTGGATTCTTCCTGCCAATCCCGCACTTTATGATATTGATACGGAATTGCGGAATGAGGGACAGATTTTATGGACTCAAAAACCGAACATTAAGCCAAAGGATATCGTTTGTATCTATATGACAAAACCGATTCAAGCGATTCGCTATCTCTGTCGGGTAAGCAAGGCTCATCTCACTGAGGGAAATCAGGTTTATATGAAGCTAGAACTGCTTCGAGAGCTGTCTGATAGTGAATTTCCCCTGTTGCTGATGAAGGATTTGGGAGTTAAAGCAGTAAGAGGACCACGCCTAGCCACACCAGAATGCCGGAAGGCCCTCGAAAGCTTGCTAAAGGAGTGA
- a CDS encoding DUF1797 family protein produces MESHLVRIINRLESMATDGGTLKRNFERDGVVVAEVAYSFDEENGSVFTLRDVKARETYTFDSIDLIAMEIYELLY; encoded by the coding sequence ATGGAATCACATTTAGTGCGAATTATTAATCGTTTAGAATCAATGGCAACAGACGGTGGAACCTTAAAACGAAATTTTGAACGTGACGGAGTTGTCGTTGCGGAAGTTGCTTACAGTTTCGATGAAGAAAATGGTTCAGTCTTTACTCTTCGTGATGTAAAAGCGCGTGAAACCTATACGTTTGACAGCATTGACTTGATTGCAATGGAAATTTATGAATTACTATACTAA
- a CDS encoding twin-arginine translocase TatA/TatE family subunit: MGILRDIGAPGMIILVLGALLIFGPKRLPELGESIGKMISSFKKAMENGEEKEKDDTAH; this comes from the coding sequence ATGGGAATCTTACGTGATATTGGTGCGCCGGGAATGATTATCTTGGTCTTGGGTGCCCTCTTGATTTTTGGACCAAAACGCTTACCAGAGCTGGGCGAATCCATTGGTAAAATGATTTCCTCCTTTAAAAAAGCCATGGAAAATGGTGAAGAAAAAGAAAAGGATGATACAGCTCATTAA
- a CDS encoding DUF1827 family protein — translation MKIINTTNSQAQLVQNQLANTDAFLVETYSAGNTDVIFTQAPLHYELLISNKYRAIQALEIERIRDFFLKRKIDTTIINQAGIQTIHTDRLIEMSIPIVK, via the coding sequence ATGAAGATCATCAATACGACAAACAGTCAAGCACAACTCGTACAAAACCAGTTAGCAAATACCGATGCCTTTCTGGTGGAAACCTATTCTGCTGGGAATACGGATGTTATTTTTACCCAGGCGCCCCTTCACTACGAACTCTTGATTAGCAATAAATACCGTGCAATTCAAGCTCTTGAAATCGAACGCATCCGTGACTTCTTCCTCAAGCGCAAAATTGACACCACTATCATCAACCAAGCCGGTATCCAAACCATTCATACCGACCGTTTGATAGAAATGTCTATTCCAATTGTGAAATAA
- a CDS encoding amino acid ABC transporter permease, protein MDFSFLPKYWDYFNYGAIVTLLIAALVVFFGSILGILLAFAQRSKFRPLAWLANIYVWIFRGTPMVVQIMISFAVMNITAPTFELGILSVDLSRLLPGIIVISMNSGAYVSETVRAGINAVPKGQLEAAYSLGIRPFEAMKSVIMPQAIKNILPALGNEFVTILKDSSLLSTIGVMELWNGATTVAATTYLTLTPLLFAAAYYLVMTSVLTLAIQAFERQLNKGGQTHA, encoded by the coding sequence ATGGATTTTTCATTTCTTCCCAAGTATTGGGATTATTTTAACTATGGAGCGATTGTTACGCTCTTAATAGCAGCTTTGGTTGTATTTTTTGGGAGTATCCTAGGAATTTTGCTGGCCTTTGCTCAGCGTAGCAAATTCCGCCCCTTAGCCTGGTTGGCCAATATCTATGTCTGGATTTTTCGAGGTACCCCTATGGTAGTACAAATCATGATTTCCTTTGCCGTGATGAATATAACGGCACCGACTTTTGAATTGGGAATTTTATCTGTTGATTTGTCACGCTTGTTGCCAGGGATTATTGTTATTTCTATGAATAGTGGTGCCTATGTGTCGGAAACGGTACGGGCTGGTATCAATGCCGTTCCAAAGGGACAGTTAGAAGCAGCTTATTCATTAGGAATTCGTCCTTTTGAAGCTATGAAATCAGTCATTATGCCACAGGCTATTAAGAATATTTTACCAGCTTTGGGGAATGAATTTGTGACCATTTTAAAAGATAGCTCCCTCTTGTCAACAATCGGTGTAATGGAATTGTGGAATGGTGCGACAACTGTTGCGGCAACGACCTATTTGACCCTGACACCTCTCTTGTTTGCGGCAGCTTATTATCTTGTCATGACCAGCGTGCTGACCTTAGCCATTCAAGCATTTGAGAGACAGTTAAACAAAGGAGGGCAAACTCATGCGTGA
- the asnA gene encoding aspartate--ammonia ligase, with amino-acid sequence MKKSFIHQQEEISFVKNTFTQYLKDKLEIVEVQGPILSRVGDGMQDNLSGVENAVTVHVKLIPDATYEVVHSLAKWKRHTLARFGFNEGEGLFVHMKALRPDEDSLDPIHSVYVDQWDWEKVIPNGRRNLAYLKETVELIYKAIRLTELAVEARYDIEAVLPKQITFIHSEALAERYPDLTPKERENVIAKEYGAVFLIGIGGELPDGKPHDGRAPDYDDWTTPSENGYKGLNGDILVWNEQLQSAFELSSMGIRVDEEALKRQVAITGDEDRLEFEWHKALLNGLFPLSIGGGIGQSRLAMFLLRKKHIGEVQSSVWPQDVRDTFENIL; translated from the coding sequence ATGAAGAAGAGTTTTATCCACCAGCAAGAAGAAATTTCCTTTGTCAAAAATACCTTTACCCAATATCTCAAGGACAAGTTAGAAATTGTGGAAGTGCAAGGACCGATTTTGAGTCGTGTCGGTGATGGGATGCAGGACAATTTGTCAGGGGTTGAAAATGCGGTGACTGTCCATGTCAAGTTGATTCCTGATGCGACCTATGAGGTCGTCCATTCTTTGGCGAAATGGAAACGTCACACTCTTGCACGGTTTGGCTTTAATGAGGGGGAGGGTCTTTTTGTCCATATGAAAGCCCTTCGTCCAGATGAAGATTCACTTGACCCGATTCACTCGGTTTATGTAGACCAGTGGGACTGGGAGAAAGTCATTCCAAACGGTAGGCGCAACCTAGCTTACTTGAAAGAAACCGTTGAGCTGATTTACAAGGCCATTCGGTTGACTGAATTAGCTGTTGAAGCTCGCTATGATATTGAAGCGGTGTTGCCTAAGCAGATTACCTTTATTCACTCGGAAGCATTGGCAGAGCGTTATCCAGATTTGACGCCTAAAGAACGAGAAAATGTAATCGCGAAAGAATACGGTGCTGTTTTCCTCATTGGGATTGGTGGTGAATTACCAGATGGAAAACCGCATGATGGACGGGCTCCTGACTATGATGATTGGACAACGCCGTCTGAAAATGGCTACAAGGGCTTAAACGGAGACATCCTCGTGTGGAATGAGCAACTGCAATCTGCCTTTGAATTATCGTCTATGGGGATTCGGGTGGATGAAGAAGCCCTCAAACGCCAGGTAGCTATTACAGGTGATGAAGATCGACTGGAATTTGAATGGCATAAGGCACTTTTAAATGGACTCTTCCCACTTTCAATCGGCGGAGGAATTGGCCAATCACGCCTTGCCATGTTCCTTCTCCGCAAAAAACACATCGGTGAAGTCCAATCAAGCGTCTGGCCGCAAGACGTCCGTGACACATTTGAGAATATACTATAA
- a CDS encoding bifunctional methylenetetrahydrofolate dehydrogenase/methenyltetrahydrofolate cyclohydrolase, with protein sequence MTRMDGKALAAKLQEQLAEKTVALKEQVGIEPGLVVILVGDDPASQVYVRNKERSALAAGFRSEVVRLKASTTQEELLAVIAHYNQAAEWHGILVQLPLPAHMDEEAVLLAIDPSKDVDGFHPMNMGKFWSGHPVMIPSTPAGIMELLREYGIDPAGKKAVMIGRSNIVGKPMAQLLLDANATVTIAHSRTENLEQVAREADILVVAIGSGHFVTKDFVKQGAVVIDVGMNRDENGKLIGDVAYDEVKELASYITPVPGGVGPMTITMLLEQTYQACKRFLDLG encoded by the coding sequence ATGACAAGAATGGACGGGAAAGCCTTGGCGGCTAAATTACAGGAACAATTGGCAGAGAAAACAGTAGCATTAAAAGAGCAAGTAGGCATAGAGCCAGGCTTGGTCGTTATTTTGGTAGGTGATGATCCAGCCAGTCAGGTTTATGTCCGTAATAAAGAGCGTTCAGCACTAGCAGCTGGTTTCCGCAGTGAAGTCGTGCGTTTGAAAGCATCAACGACACAAGAGGAGCTGTTGGCAGTCATTGCTCACTATAATCAGGCCGCAGAGTGGCACGGGATTTTGGTTCAGTTGCCTTTACCTGCTCATATGGATGAAGAAGCTGTCTTACTGGCTATTGATCCAAGTAAGGATGTGGATGGTTTCCATCCAATGAATATGGGGAAATTTTGGAGCGGACACCCTGTTATGATTCCCTCAACTCCTGCAGGAATTATGGAGTTGTTGCGTGAATATGGAATCGATCCAGCAGGTAAAAAGGCGGTTATGATTGGTCGGAGTAACATCGTTGGAAAACCCATGGCCCAACTTCTCTTAGATGCGAATGCGACCGTAACTATTGCCCATTCACGAACGGAAAATCTTGAGCAAGTAGCACGTGAAGCAGACATCTTGGTCGTAGCCATTGGCAGTGGCCATTTTGTGACCAAGGACTTTGTTAAGCAAGGAGCTGTCGTTATTGATGTCGGTATGAACCGTGATGAGAATGGTAAGTTGATTGGTGATGTAGCCTACGATGAAGTTAAGGAGCTAGCAAGCTATATTACTCCTGTACCTGGTGGAGTAGGTCCTATGACCATTACCATGCTCCTAGAGCAAACCTATCAAGCTTGCAAAAGATTTCTTGACCTTGGTTAA